The following nucleotide sequence is from Novipirellula galeiformis.
CCAAGCGGCCGCGTCCCTGTTTTTCTGTATGGCTCCGTCCAAAGACGCCACGCGGCCGGTGGGACAATGGAACACGGGGCGTGTCGTTTGCAAGGGATCCGTGATCCAGCACTGGCTCAATGGTGAAAAGGTACTGGACTTTGATTACAGCGACCCGAAATGGGCGGCGATGGTGGAATTGTTAACGATTCGCGGCGGTGATTTGAGCGGACGCGGTGGCGAGCTTTGGTTACAAGATCACGGCCAACCGGTGTGGTATCGCAACCTGCGTTGGCGACAAATTCCCGCCGACGAGCAACTGACGCCGTCCGCTGAATTTCAGCCGATGCCTGTGCCCCCGGGGCCGCTCGCGAAAGAACAAGCCCGAGTGCAAAGAATGCTGGAACAGGCTAAAGCTAAAGCAAAGGGGAGTGGGAACTAGTCGCGTCAAAGAGAGAACGAGCTCCGAGGGAGCGACGACAATGTCCCCCCACGCGGCCGTTGCCGCGTCGCGGATGTTCATTCCGGCAAGAGAGTCTTAGTGCCCCTTGCCGTCTTTGTTCGCGTGAATGCGTTCGAACCAATCAATCGCCGCCTGCGGAATGAGTTCGTGTTGGCCGTCAAAAATCGTCACGGTGGCGTTGCCCGAGGTGCGACGGAACAACGGTTTCCGGGCGCCGTAGCTTGGGTCCACAATGGGACTTTGGAGCGATTCGGGAACCTGTGCTTTCTCAACAAAGTAGCGAATATCGCCATCGGACAAGCGATCCTGAGGGCTCGCGACCTCGTTGAAGGCCAACAACGAATGGCTGATCGGCACGCTGCCATCGTGCCCGTCACGAATTCCTGCGTTCAGATGCAGCGTGACGCCTTTCGCATTAGCGAGATACGTCAGCGGAGATCGATCGCGATACTGTTGATCGATTGCGGTACTCTCGCCTGGTGCACCCCCACATGAAGCGGCAACGTTGCGGAAGTAATTGCGTCCGGCGAGTTTGCACTCTTGATACCACGCGCTCAGATCCGAGATGGGAACCCACACCGAAACCCCGGCCCAAATCGAAGGATGATGTCCCGCCATCACCAGCGCCGTATAGCCGCCGCCGGAGGTACCAACGAGGTAAACGGAGTTGCTGTCGATGTTGACCGTCTTCTTTGCGTAATCAACGGCGCTGACGATGTCCTTGACCACCCACTCCGAACCTGTCGCCTCGGGGCGAACGTTCGGACCCCGGAAATTGGGATGGATGTACGCCCAGCCTTTCTCGATACACCAAGCTTCGATTGCTTTGTGACTCGTCTGTTTGTAATCCCCGGACCAGGTGTGCAGGGCGACGACGAGAGGAACGGCAACATCCGACGCGGGAGCATAGAACATCGCAGGTTGCTGAGTCGCATCGGCCGAACTGAGATAGCGGATCTCCTGTGCCTGTTGCCCCTGGGCGATGCCGCCAGACGTTTCCAACGTGACCACCCCCAAGGCGAGGACTGCGTTTCGTATCCAAGTTCTCATGATCCGATATTCCTGATCTATCTGAAGTATGATTAACGTCGATTCTGCATCTTTATATCATCCAAGTAGAACTGGGACGCGTTGCGGGCAGCTGAAATAAACCCCACCCAGCGAGTTTCCATCCACTCGGGATCACATACCAAATCAGGGTGGTGATGGCGTTGTCCGTCCGCCAACACGAAGGTTGCACTCCAACGACCGTTGGATTTGCCCTGCGGCGCCTCCATCGTGACATCCACCCAAGTGTCAGCCGCAATGTCGAATAGTTTTTGGCCTCGGCTATGAACCGCTCGACCAGAGAAATGCAAACTCGGACCAGTCCGGTAAGGCGCCCCACGGTCCCGCCACTCGCACACAACCTCCGATTCGGCATCCATGCGAATGCGGAAGGTCAACGTTGAGGTACCTGCAACGTAATTGGGATCCCAATACAAATGGGGATTGTAACTTGCCTTCAAATCGGCTGCATCTTGAACCCTTAAACAATGCCCACTGAGATCCGGTGTCTCGACAACCGTGATCAACGATGCCCGCCCCTCGTGATGGAGTTTCGCCAAACGCAATAACGATATCGGACTGTCGCTCTCAAAGTCGTCCGTGATATTGATCGGAGGCGATGTTGGGACCACAAACGGATCGCGAACCGGGGTCGCTGCGGCGAGTTGCTTCCAATCGGAATCGCCCTGCACTCCGGCCATGGAGATATCGAACGGCACGAATCCGATTTGGTTGGCGGGCGATCCAGGACGCAACCGGAAATCACGTTTCGCAGC
It contains:
- a CDS encoding alpha/beta hydrolase family protein; translation: MRTWIRNAVLALGVVTLETSGGIAQGQQAQEIRYLSSADATQQPAMFYAPASDVAVPLVVALHTWSGDYKQTSHKAIEAWCIEKGWAYIHPNFRGPNVRPEATGSEWVVKDIVSAVDYAKKTVNIDSNSVYLVGTSGGGYTALVMAGHHPSIWAGVSVWVPISDLSAWYQECKLAGRNYFRNVAASCGGAPGESTAIDQQYRDRSPLTYLANAKGVTLHLNAGIRDGHDGSVPISHSLLAFNEVASPQDRLSDGDIRYFVEKAQVPESLQSPIVDPSYGARKPLFRRTSGNATVTIFDGQHELIPQAAIDWFERIHANKDGKGH